TATTTTTTTCAGTCGCATACTGGGCGGAAATACCAAAAGGAATATCGCCTATTTTGTTGGCATATGAAAGGCCAAATACATGATAAAGCATATAATCATAATACATCATGGGAGCAACTATATAGAAATTAGCGCCTTCCATTCCGTATAATACGGAAGGTTTTACTGATATTCCGAATGTTCCATAAGTTGTATTAAATACAGCCTGGCCGCTTATGTAATTTTCAGTATTATCCATTTCGGGATTATATCTGTAATCATATAAGTATTCAAATATGGCGGAGTTTCCAAGAAGCGATAAATCCTGCACAAATATGTCTGTGCCGGTTACGCTTCCTTTTACAAGTACGCCCGGATAATCAGCCTGTGAAGCTTCTTCCACAAGGGTTGTAATTTCAACTTCAGCAGGTACTTCTGCTTTTACGGTTTTAGCCGCTGCTGCAAATAAAGGAAACGCAGAAGCTATTATAAGAATTGAAACTGTTATTAATATTTTTTTCATTAATATGTCCCCCGAAAATTTTGTTTAAAAAAAACGCCCGGGCTGTTAACCCGGGCGTTTTGTAAATTATATTATTGCCTAAATTACTTCCAGCTGTAAACAACTGCTATGTCGGAATTAAGGTTCATTCCTGTATTTCCTGAAATGAATTCAGGTCCGCTTAAGAGGAAGTACGGGTTAATGTTCAGATCAAGCTGAAGGTCGCCGATTTTTCCTGTTACGCCGATTGCATAGCCAACGTTCGGATCAATGTTAAAGTATCCGTCTTTGCGGTCTTCAGTTAATGATTTAGAATCAGCATCTTCAAGGAATTTAACTGAAGAAGCACGTGATGCAGCGATTTCTGCGCTAACGCCGGAATTTATTGTCCATGTTTCATTAAGTTTTCCTTCAACAGCAAAGTTTAAAGGAATTGAAACATACATATCTGTGTCTGTATCGCCTAAAGCATATGTTGTTGTTACTCCGGTTGTTTTGTATGTGTGCATTCCAACTGTATCAAGTTCAACAATAACACCTGAAGCCATCTTTACTGTAAGTGATTCGGTTGCCTTTATGTCTTTTCCAACTAAAGCTGCAAGTGTAAGGTAAGAATCTTCATAGATATTTTCGTCTTCAATGTTTGTTGCTTCTACTTTTGTCTTATCTGAAGATGAATTCATTTCGAAATTCACTCCAAGAACTGCTGAAAGTCCGTCGCCAAGTCCGGCCCTTGCTGCTGCGCCGATATTCATATCGGAGTATACGTTTGTTCTTGTTTCGTTAAGGCTCTTGTCCGCGTTAAGGTCTTTTTCAAGATCCTGTCCGCTTCCCATGCCAAAATTTAATGAAAGGTCAAGTGCAAGGTCGCCCTTTAATGCAAGGCCAAGTGTTAATCCAAGGTACTGGTCATAATAAGATGTAACGTCGTTGTTTCCGTCAATTTCTGAATTGTCTACTGCTTCATATCCGTTGTTTTCTACGCCATAAAGAATTCCTGCTGCAACGTCCATTCCTTCAAGTCCTGTTGCATACTGAAGGCCGATCATGTTGTCGCTTCCGCCAAGTGCCGGGCTTGCTGATAATGCGAATGTTCCAAGGTCTGTTTTTAAAACTGTTAAACCATAAGCATCACCAACGTATTCAAAAAGTGCTACGTTTGACATCAGGGAGATGTCTGTGATGAATGTCTGCGCTCCAGATACGCTGCCCGGTACTAAAACTCCCGGATAGTTTGCCTGTGACTGGAGCTTTGTTACCGTGGTTACGCCTGCGAAAGCGGAACCGGCAACGAGTGCGAGTAAAGCTACTACTGTGATAAATTTCTTCATTCGTATTGCCCTCCTAAAGGATTTTGAACTGCCTGTTTTTTTTAATTACCTTGTTTTTTTGGTTCAAATGCTTAACTTTGCTTAAAAATGGGGTAAAGAGCGTTTTTTTGAACTCTCTTAATCCACCCCCCTTCCTAAAGGGTATTTTATGCTTCTTTATTGCATAAATATCAAGTTAAATTAAGTTTTGCCTGTTTACTTTAATGAACGTTTAATAACCCTGCCCTGTTATAATTGAATAAATTATAGCAGATATGGATTTTTTGTCAAGAAAAAATGTAAGTTTATTACGGTATTTTATATTTGAAGTAAATATTGCGTTAAGATATCATTAATTGTGCAAATACACTTGTTTTATGCTTTTATCTGTGTTAATATCATCAAAAATCACGGGAGGTATTTATGGAAAAGATATTCAGGCTTGTTCTGGCGGGGATAGTTGCGGGTTTTGTTCTTTTTTTAGTGGCGGCATTGGCTTATAAATACAATAATCAGCTTACAGACCCTTCTTTACGTTACCTTTTCAGGGAAAATATATCAATGAAGTGGTTTTACAAGCTTCTATTCCTTAATATAGGAATGGGGATGGTAATGGCCGGGTTTTATTCTGTAATAAACGGCGGGCTTCCGGGTAAAGGGATGATAAAAGGCATATTTATGGGATTTATGATTTGGTTTTTACTTATTACCCAGCCGTTAATTACCCTTATAGCGGCAGGAACGCTTACACAGGGGCTTTTAATCTCGTGGCTGGCACAGGGGCTTATAAGCTATGTGGCGGCCGGAATTTGTATTTCTGTGATTTATAAGTCTTAAAAAATAAACAGTTAAGCATTAAGCAGAAGCGGAATATATGGTGAATTAAAGCTGGCGCTATGGGTATCTCTCATCACTCTGGCGGAGATGATAGATTGTGGATTTTAAGGCGGGAATTTTTAGATTTAAACACTTAATTGCTAAAACAACTGCCGCGGGCTAAAGACCCGCGTCTACCAAGGCTTTATTCTTCAAAGCATCTAAACATTCGGTCTCATTTATGGGATATGGGATAAATGGTTATGGGATAATGTTTAAAGTTGTTAATTATTCCATTCAAATATAAAAGAAAGGCCGTTTTTGCAGGGAAGTTCACTGCCTTTTATGTTTTTGCCGCCTGTAAGGGCAATTACCCCTTTTGACCATCCCAGTATCCTTCTTGAAAGGTGCGGAGAGCATGGAAAATCGTTTAAAGTAAGTTTTACCCTGTTATCTTTTATGAATTCCGCCCGGGCGCTGCCGTTTGAATAATATGTGGAAAATATCATAGGGGCATTTGTAAAAAGCGTGGCAGGTTTCATTCCGGTAAAAAGTTTGTGTGAGCTTTCAAAAGCTTTTTTTGACGCGTAAAAGCCCATTTCTTCAAGTAATGAAAGGTCGCAATAACCAAAATAAGAATCTGATTTTTCAAGAACTGAAATTAAAGTTTCTATGGGGTACCAGTCAATGTCGGAACATGAATTAATGGTTTCAAATTCCTGATATTTGTCCAGGAAAGATAAAAGTTTCTGTTCCCCGAATTTTTCTTTTAAATATTCAAGGGTCTGTTTTAAAGTCCTTCCTTTTACCTGCATTGCTGTCTCCTTCAAGTGTGTATGTTTTGACCGGGTTGTTAAGACAGTACAAGGTAATTATACTTTATTTTTTCTTTTTATCTTCAATTGTCTTATTAAGAAGCGCTGTGTTCATTTCTTTAATGGCGCAAAGTTCGCCGCACATTGTGCATACATCTTCCGCGGAAGGCCTGGAAGATTCGCGCATTTTTTTCGCGCGCTCCGGGTCAATAGACAGGTTAATCTGCGCTTCCCAGTCAAGATTTTTTCTGGCTTCTGCCATTTTGTTGTCCCATTCAATCGCGCCGGGAACACCTTTAGCTATATCAGCCGCGTGCGCGGCAATTCTGGAAACTATTACGCCTTCTTTAACTTCTTCGGCGCCGGGAAGTTTTAAATGTTCAGCCGCGGTTACGTAGCAAAGAAAATCGGCTCCGTTAGCTGCCGCCAATGCGCCGCCTATTGCCGCGGTGATATGATCATAACCCGGGGCGATATCGGTAACCAAAGGTCCCAGGACATAAAAAGGCGCGTTGTTGCAAAGTTTTTTTTGTATCTGCATGTTTGTAACTATCTGGTTTAAAGGCATATGGCCGGGGCCTTCAATCATTACCTGTACGTTTTTATCATAAGCGCGTTTTGCAAGTTCGCCAAGCACGGACAGTTCGTGTATCTGTGCCCTGTCTGTGGCGTCTGACAGGCAGCCGGGCCTCATTCCGTCGCCAAGCGAAAGCGTCATGTCGTATTTATATGCAATTTCAAGAAGGCGGTCATACTGTTCATAAAGCGGGTTTTCTTTTTCATTGTTCAGTATCCAGGCGGCGTGCATTGAACCGCCCCTGCTTACTATATTAAGTTTTCTTCCCTGTGATAAAAGCGACTGCACTGTATTTTTTGTGATACCGCAGTGTACTGTTATAAAGTCAACGCCCTGTTCGCCGTGTTCTTCTATTGTTTTAAAAAGGTCATCTGCGGTCATTTCTGTTAAACCGCGGCCATCGCGTTTTATATCAACCATTGTCTGATAAATAGGCACTGTTCCAATGGGGACAACCGAAGCTGCCACTATTTCTTTTCTTATTTCCCTTATATCGCCGCCGGTGGATAAATCCATTACGGCGTCCGCGCCGTGTTTTACGCAAAGGTCAAGTTTTTCAAGTTCGTTTTTAATATCGCATACATCCTGCGAGCTTCCTATGTTGGCGTTTACTTTGGTGCGCAGCCCGCTGCCTATACCCGTGGCTTTAACCTTAGAGTGGTTTTTATTTTTGGTAATAACAATTTCGCCGGCTGCCATTTTTGCTATCAAAAATTCAACAGTTACTTTTTCATCGGCCGCGACACGGCGTATTTCTTCCGTGATAATCCCTTTTTTTGCGTATTCAAGCTGTGTCATTTTAGGTTCCTTTTTTTAAGAATATTTTTTTCGGCTGTATACATATTATAACGCGCTTCTTTAAAAGAGGCAGCCGCTTTAATATCAATAAGTTTTGCTGTTTCTTCAAGCACCCTTAAGGATTCCTGAGCGCGTTTTAAATTTGATATCAGTATTTCTTTAAGGCCGGATTTTTTAAATTCACTTTTTGGGTTTAAAGACCTGCCCGCGTCTTTTTCGCTGTCACGCGAAGAAACAATTGCACAATAATCAGGTTCTATAATTTTGGCGGCAGAAGCCGCGGCATGGCGGATCTGTTTTAACAATAAAGTGGATTTTTTATCCGACAGGGCAAAGCGGGCGATGTCTTCAGATACCCTTATTCCTTCAAGCGCCCTGTTAAGATTGGCGTCAATTATGCGGTAAAGGCTTTTCTTCAGCTGTGCCATTTATCCATCCGGAGGACGGAAAGTATTTCCCGGAAGGTTTTTCTGATATCAAAACCGTCATCGTAGAACCTGCCAAGGATAAAACCAAAAATTGTCAGAAGAAGAATAAATACGGTTTTCCATACTCCGAAGATAACAAGAAAAAGCGCGAGTATAAAACCGGCAAGTACGCCTGTTATACGGCCTATGTTAAGTAATATTAATTTCAGAAATTCCGTCATTTTTTTCCTTTTCCGCTTTCCTGAGGGGTTTTATAAACAACTTTTGAAACAATTATGCGCGGTTTAATTTCGGTTTCAATTCCAAGGGTGTATTTAATGTACTGTATGATAGCTTCCTGAATTTCCTGAGTGGCGTCAGCCACGGAACGGTCTGAATAAAGCGTAGCCCAGGCCGTGACGTTTAAACCCTTTCTCTTGGAAGTTACCCTGCCGCGTATTTCTTTTATGCCCGCAACCTGATTCTTGATGATTTTTGAAAAATCTTCAATAGCGGAAAGCGATACCATTATGTCGCCAAGCGGAGACTGCAGCACAACGGTCCTTTCATTAATTTTATTCTGTATGTTTCCTATAATGGTCATAAGGGCTATTAACAGTAAAATTGCGCCTGTTATAAAAACCACAAGCCTTGCGGCAAACTGCGTGTTTAAATTGGTAAGAACGGTGTTCATATTATCAACTACAATTTTATTCATGCCGGCATTAATGCTTACAGACACAAAAAATATTCCCACCGCTATAAAAAGCAGCGTATTAAGTGCAATAATAATGCGGTTAAAGTATCTCATTTTTTTCCTCCGTTCAGATTTTCTTTTTTTCGGAAGCCGGCCTTACTCCGGTTACTGTAAGGTTTATCTTGTCAACTATAAGCCCCGACATCTGTTCAATTGATTCCCTTATTTTTTCCTGCGCTTCGGCGCTTGTTTCAATTATATCCCTGCCGAAAGCGATAATAATATTTACGTCAACGGAAACAGTATCGCCTTTAAGGTCAACTTTTACCCCTTTGTTAAGGTATTTTATCCCAAGAATTTCCGCGATTCCGCCGACGGTACCGCTGTCCATATCAATAACGCCGTCAACGCTGTTTGCCGCGATAGCAACAATTGCCGCTATTGCTTCATCGGAAATTCTGATATTGCCGGAAAAAGTTTTCTGTTCCATTATTTCACCCCGTTACTTTCCCATCTGTTCAATGAAGGAAGTTGAATAATTATTTGATATAAAATTTTCATTTTCAAGTATAATTTTATGAAGCGGAATTGTGGTTTTTATTCCTTCAATTACAAACTCATCAAGCGCCCTTTTCATCCTGCAAATGGCTTCTTTTCTGTCAGAACCGTGCGCGATAATTTTTGCCACCATTGAATCGTAATAAGGCGGAATTGTATATCCCTGATAGACATGCGTGTCAACCCTTATGCCCGCGCCGCCGGGTACGTTGTATTCTGTTATTTTTCCGGGTGACGGCATAAAATTATTATCAGGGTCTTCGGCATTTATCCTGCATTCAATTGAATGCCCCCTTAAGGCAATATCTTTGTTGGCAGGAAGGGAGCAGCGTTCGCCCGCGGCAATTTTAATCTGTTCTTTAATAAGGTCAAAACCGGTGACTTCTTCTGTTACCGTGTGTTCAACCTGTATTCTTGTGTTCATTTCCATAAAATAAAAATTTTTATTTTTATCCATAAGAAATTCTATTGTGCCGGCGCCTTCATATTTAATTGCCCTTATAAGTTTCTGGGCTGTGGCGCACATTTCGCGCCTTATTTTATCTGATATGAAAGGTGAAGGTGATTCTTCAATAAGTTTCTGGTGCCTGCGCTGAACAGAACAGTCGCGTTCTCCCAGTGTGAAATAATTATTATGTTTGGGGTCGCCAAGCACCTGTACTTCTATGTGGCGCGGTTCTTCCACGAATTTTTCAAGATAGATGGACGCGTCATTAAAGGAGGTCTGTGCTTCCTGGCTTGCGGTTTTATACGCGCTGCGGAGCGTCAGTTCGGTGTGAGCCACTCTCATTCCGCGCCCGCCGCCGCCGGCTGATGCTTTAAGCATTATGGGATAGCCTATTTTTTTTGCAACTTCCGCCGCGTCATCTTCATCGCGAAGAATTCTTCCGCTTCCGGGAGTGGTAGGAACTTTCGCGTTTGTGGCTGTTTCTATGGCTTTGGCTTTTGCGCCCATAAGGCGCATGGCTTCGGGCGAAGGGCCTATAAATTTAATGTTGCAGTTGGCGCAAAGTTCCGCGAAATGCGCGTTTTCCGCCAGAAAGCCGTATCCGGGATGAATTGCTTCCGCGTCAGTAATTTCCGCGGCGGATAAAATTGCCTGAATGTTAAGATAGCTTGATTTTGGCGTGTTTGGCCCTATGCAGATGGCGTGATCCGCGTATCGGACGTGAAGCGAATTTTCATCGGCTTCGGAATAAACCGCCACGGTTTCAATTCCCATTTCCCTGCATGCCCTGATTATTCTTAAAGCAATTTCTCCCCTGTTCGCGATTAGTATTCTTTTAAACAAGTAAGGGCCCCTTTCAATCAGGATTTTTCAATAATTATTAAAGGCTGGTTATATTCAACAGGCTGAGCGTTTTCAGCAAGAATTTCTTTTACTTTTCCTTTAACTTCACACTTTATTTCGTTCATTATTTTCATGGCTTCAATTATACACAGTGTTTTTCCCGGTTCAACAGTGTCGCCCACATTAATAAAAGGCGGAGAATCCGGCGACGGCGACCTGTAGAAGGTTCCTACCATCGGTGATTTTACAGCGTGCGCATTTGGATTTTCTGCGGCTGCGGCAGGAACAGCAGCCGGCGCGGAAACCGAAACAGCAGCCGGTGCATGCTGCATAGCCGGCATAGAAACACCGGCAGGCGCTGAAGAATAGGAAATATTAGCAGGAGCAAAAGCTCCCTGCCTTCTGAACTGGATTTTTAAGTCGCCCTGTTCATAAATAAATTCAACAAGGTCCCCTTTTTCCATAATGGTTAAGGCAAGTGTAAGTGATTCGGCGTCTATTTTTGCTTTGCTGACCGCGGGCTTTTTTGCCATGTTTTAAGCACCTCTTTTTTCTTATTTTGATCTCTCTATGTATTCGCCTGTCCTTGTATCAACTTTTATCATTTCCCCTTCTTTAATAAAAAGAGGCACATTGACAATAGCGCCGGTTTCCAAAGTGACAGGTTTTGTAACTGAACCGCCTGAATCTCCCTTGATTCCCGGGGGTGCTTCCACAACCCTTAAATCCACTTTAAACGGTATCTTTACCCCAAGAACAACGCCTTCAAACATAAGCATGTTGATTATCATTTCTTCCTTAAGGAATTTTATCTGCTCGCCGATCTGTTCCTTTGGAAATTCATACTGTTCAAATGATTCCGTATCCATAAAGTGATAAACATCGCCGTCAATGTATGAAAACTGAAGGTTTCTCTGTTCAAGCTGTACATCTTCAAATTTATCATCAGGAGAGAAAGTTCTTTCAACCACTCCGCCGGCTTTCAAGTTTTTTATTTTTGCCCTTACAAGAGGGGCTAACCTTGGCCTTTGAACGTGCTGAAATGAAACGACTTCATATACAATTCCGTCCATTTTAAATGTAACTCCCTGCCTGAAATCATTTGCGCTTACCATTAAAAAATCCTCCTAAAGTAAAATAAGTTTATCATCCATTGAGCCAAGCTTAACGGACCCGTCTTTTGTTACAAGATAATCATCTTCAATTCTTATTCCGTAATTGCCTTCCAGGTATATACCCGGTTCGCAGGTTATTACCATTCCCTGCTTTAATACTGTATCGGCGGTGGAATTCACATATGGTTCTTCGTGTATGTCTATCCCAAGGCCGTGGCCAAGGGAGTGGGTGAAAAATTTATCAAGCTTGTGTTCAAAAAGCACACGCCTGGCTTCCCTGTCCGCTAAAACCGCTTTATTTCCGTTTTTTACCATTTTTAAAGCTGTTTTTTTGGCTTTTCTTACAATATCATAACTGCGCTGTATTTCCCTGAAGCGAGTTCCTATTATACCGAAGCTGATTACCCTTGTCAAGTCTGAACAGTAGCCGTTGCACTTCACCCCGCAGTCAAGCAGGATAAGCGACCCTTTTTGAAGTTTTCTGTCAGAAGGCATAGCGTGCGGGATTGCGGCATTTTCATCAAACGCAACAATTGTATTAAAACTGACCGAAGAAGCGCCAAGTTTTTTTGCCCTGTATTCAAATTCAGCGGACAGGTCTTTTTCTGTTATACCGGTTTTAAGTGTTTTAATAACAGCCATTATGGCGTTTTCGTTTATTTCAATAGAATGTTTTATTGCCTGTATTTCATCACCATCTTTAATAAGCCGCATGGATGATATTAAGGAAGAAATCTGAGGGTTCTTTGTTGTTTTTTTAAGGTTAATATAATCTGACAGGGGCGTATGTACTGAAATATAAGTTTTTGTTTTGCCTGCAAGTATTTTTTTAAGAGTGTCCTTAAATTTATTTGTTATTATTACTTCATAAAAAGAAGCCAGCTTCAGGTTATCCGTAATTCCCTTATAGCGGCT
This Candidatus Goldiibacteriota bacterium DNA region includes the following protein-coding sequences:
- a CDS encoding thiamine-phosphate pyrophosphorylase; the protein is MAQLKKSLYRIIDANLNRALEGIRVSEDIARFALSDKKSTLLLKQIRHAAASAAKIIEPDYCAIVSSRDSEKDAGRSLNPKSEFKKSGLKEILISNLKRAQESLRVLEETAKLIDIKAAASFKEARYNMYTAEKNILKKRNLK
- the accC gene encoding acetyl-CoA carboxylase biotin carboxylase subunit, with product MFKRILIANRGEIALRIIRACREMGIETVAVYSEADENSLHVRYADHAICIGPNTPKSSYLNIQAILSAAEITDAEAIHPGYGFLAENAHFAELCANCNIKFIGPSPEAMRLMGAKAKAIETATNAKVPTTPGSGRILRDEDDAAEVAKKIGYPIMLKASAGGGGRGMRVAHTELTLRSAYKTASQEAQTSFNDASIYLEKFVEEPRHIEVQVLGDPKHNNYFTLGERDCSVQRRHQKLIEESPSPFISDKIRREMCATAQKLIRAIKYEGAGTIEFLMDKNKNFYFMEMNTRIQVEHTVTEEVTGFDLIKEQIKIAAGERCSLPANKDIALRGHSIECRINAEDPDNNFMPSPGKITEYNVPGGAGIRVDTHVYQGYTIPPYYDSMVAKIIAHGSDRKEAICRMKRALDEFVIEGIKTTIPLHKIILENENFISNNYSTSFIEQMGK
- a CDS encoding DUF2273 domain-containing protein; this encodes MTEFLKLILLNIGRITGVLAGFILALFLVIFGVWKTVFILLLTIFGFILGRFYDDGFDIRKTFREILSVLRMDKWHS
- the accB gene encoding acetyl-CoA carboxylase biotin carboxyl carrier protein, which translates into the protein MEKGDLVEFIYEQGDLKIQFRRQGAFAPANISYSSAPAGVSMPAMQHAPAAVSVSAPAAVPAAAAENPNAHAVKSPMVGTFYRSPSPDSPPFINVGDTVEPGKTLCIIEAMKIMNEIKCEVKGKVKEILAENAQPVEYNQPLIIIEKS
- the thiC gene encoding phosphomethylpyrimidine synthase ThiC; this translates as MTQLEYAKKGIITEEIRRVAADEKVTVEFLIAKMAAGEIVITKNKNHSKVKATGIGSGLRTKVNANIGSSQDVCDIKNELEKLDLCVKHGADAVMDLSTGGDIREIRKEIVAASVVPIGTVPIYQTMVDIKRDGRGLTEMTADDLFKTIEEHGEQGVDFITVHCGITKNTVQSLLSQGRKLNIVSRGGSMHAAWILNNEKENPLYEQYDRLLEIAYKYDMTLSLGDGMRPGCLSDATDRAQIHELSVLGELAKRAYDKNVQVMIEGPGHMPLNQIVTNMQIQKKLCNNAPFYVLGPLVTDIAPGYDHITAAIGGALAAANGADFLCYVTAAEHLKLPGAEEVKEGVIVSRIAAHAADIAKGVPGAIEWDNKMAEARKNLDWEAQINLSIDPERAKKMRESSRPSAEDVCTMCGELCAIKEMNTALLNKTIEDKKKK
- a CDS encoding aminopeptidase P family protein; this translates as MNFKARVKKVLSSLKNNECFYAACASDIFYLSGFSGTFAKIIITRDKSFFITDSRYKGITDNLKLASFYEVIITNKFKDTLKKILAGKTKTYISVHTPLSDYINLKKTTKNPQISSLISSMRLIKDGDEIQAIKHSIEINENAIMAVIKTLKTGITEKDLSAEFEYRAKKLGASSVSFNTIVAFDENAAIPHAMPSDRKLQKGSLILLDCGVKCNGYCSDLTRVISFGIIGTRFREIQRSYDIVRKAKKTALKMVKNGNKAVLADREARRVLFEHKLDKFFTHSLGHGLGIDIHEEPYVNSTADTVLKQGMVITCEPGIYLEGNYGIRIEDDYLVTKDGSVKLGSMDDKLILL
- a CDS encoding Asp23/Gls24 family envelope stress response protein, translating into MEQKTFSGNIRISDEAIAAIVAIAANSVDGVIDMDSGTVGGIAEILGIKYLNKGVKVDLKGDTVSVDVNIIIAFGRDIIETSAEAQEKIRESIEQMSGLIVDKINLTVTGVRPASEKKKI
- the amaP gene encoding alkaline shock response membrane anchor protein AmaP, giving the protein MRYFNRIIIALNTLLFIAVGIFFVSVSINAGMNKIVVDNMNTVLTNLNTQFAARLVVFITGAILLLIALMTIIGNIQNKINERTVVLQSPLGDIMVSLSAIEDFSKIIKNQVAGIKEIRGRVTSKRKGLNVTAWATLYSDRSVADATQEIQEAIIQYIKYTLGIETEIKPRIIVSKVVYKTPQESGKGKK
- the efp gene encoding elongation factor P is translated as MVSANDFRQGVTFKMDGIVYEVVSFQHVQRPRLAPLVRAKIKNLKAGGVVERTFSPDDKFEDVQLEQRNLQFSYIDGDVYHFMDTESFEQYEFPKEQIGEQIKFLKEEMIINMLMFEGVVLGVKIPFKVDLRVVEAPPGIKGDSGGSVTKPVTLETGAIVNVPLFIKEGEMIKVDTRTGEYIERSK